A stretch of Planococcus citri chromosome 5, ihPlaCitr1.1, whole genome shotgun sequence DNA encodes these proteins:
- the LOC135848578 gene encoding speckle-type POZ protein-like, with amino-acid sequence MNPFYIRWILLFATGCIDHSEPSKLTLNIDSGNWTQSQTHWPTHEIKHIWAIKQFSLHEKFNTSEISSPMLHASTTDKYEWYVRIIPNYIVEGNETFCLWIHLSDGSTVRKVNAGFNVSIINEKKEVLLERTPKPDTRDFTAGRFGKVRGWYNFCKKDDFFRNQLLQNDTLTLFIYIRWISEFSNDAPHQLEIISSSNPTPEATTKKSNLSENLESMLENPKFADVFFITNGSSYPAHKNILASKSPIFSAMFQRKDSKNGKSKKIRINVTHMDEKVLRAMLRYIYTGKCELLGELTNKLFEAAKKYGLYGLRETCQQTSFG; translated from the exons ATGAATCCATTTTACATTAGATGGATACTACTTTTCGCCACCGGTTGCATTGATCAC agtGAACCTTCAAAACTCACTTTGAACATCGATTCTGGTAATTGGACTCAGAGTCAAACGCATTGGCCAACTCACGAAATAAAACACATCTGGGCAATTAAACAATTCAGTCTACATGAGAAATTCAACACTAGTGAGATTTCATCGCCCATGTTACACGCGTCCACAACTGATAAATATGAATGGTACGTTAGAATTATACCTAATTACATTGTTGAGGGAAATGAAACATTCTGTTTGTGGATACATCTATCCGACGGCAGTACGGTTAGAAAGGTGAATGCGGGATTCAATGTTTCAATtataaacgagaaaaaagaaGTATTACTCGAACGCACTCCAAAGCCAGACACAAGAGATTTTACAGCCGGAAGATTTGGAAAGGTTCGGGGTTGGTAtaacttttgcaaaaaagatgattttttcagaaatcaattACTCCAGAACGACACATTAACACTATTTATCTACATAAGATGGATTTCTGAATTTTCCAACGACGCTCCtcatcaacttgaaattatttcttcatCCAATCCCACACCTGAAGCTACCACTAAGAAAAGTAATCTTTCTGAAAACTTGGAATCGATGctggaaaatccgaaattcgCAGATGTCTTTTTTATAACGAATGGAAGCAGTTATCCAgcccataaaaatattttagcctcaaaaagTCCGATTTTCAGCGCCATGTTTCAACGAAAGGattcgaaaaatggaaaatcgaaaaaaattcgaataaacgtTACCCACATGGACGAAAAAGTGTTACGTGCGATGCTACGATACATTTATACAGGAAAGTGTGAACTGTTGGGGGAACTAACGAACAAATTATTTGAAGCTGCTAAAAAATACGGTTTGTACGGATTAAGAGAAACTTGCCAGCAAACTTCGTTTGGTTGA
- the LOC135846919 gene encoding speckle-type POZ protein-like isoform X3, translating into MNPFYTSWIVLFAPYCISQIEPSKLALNIDSGNLTRSQTHWQTHEIKHIWTINQFSLHEKLDTSNILTPKLRASTTDDYEWYAEIEPNKELYNGDKTIALWIHLSYGSTVSKVLAMNNNSIINHKKEVLFYKQTPVPRNYRTDSLGWGWKSFCPKDDFFRNQLLQNDTLILFIHIKCYTESSNNVSHQLEISSPSPTSTPDTTAIKCDLSEDFESLLENPKCADVIFTTNGSNYPAHKYVLSARSPVFAAMFKRKDLKNGKIRKIRINVTHMGEEVLRAMLRYIYTGKYENIGKLADKLFVAGAKYGLEELRKISEQTLCQTLTAENAEDMFVFAKKHHANELKSKAAQFIANRYVQKLNKTD; encoded by the exons ATGAATCCATTTTACACTTCGTGGATAGTACTTTTCGCTCCCTATTGCATTAGCCAA ATTGAACCATCAAAGCTCGCTTTAAATATCGATTCCGGAAACCTGACTCGGAGTCAAACGCACTGGCAAACTCACGAAATAAAACATATCTGGACTATTAATCAATTCAGTTTGCACGAAAAATTAGACACGAGTAATATTTTAACCCCCAAGTTACGCGCATCCACAACTGATGATTATGAATGGTATGCTGAAATCGAGCCCAATAAAGAACTGTACAACGGAGATAAAACAATCGCTCTGTGGATACATCTATCCTACGGCAGTACGGTTTCAAAAGTGTTAGCAATGAACAATAATTCGAttataaatcataaaaaagaaGTATTATTTTACAAGCAAACTCCGGTGCCAAGAAATTACAGAACAGATTCACTCGGTTGGGGCTGGAAGTCGTTTTGCCcgaaagatgattttttcagaaatcaattACTCCAAAACGACACATTGATTTTGTTTATCCACATAAAATGCTATACCGAATCTTCTAATAACGTTTCTCACCAACTCGAAATTTCTTCTCCCAGCCCCACATCCACACCTGATACTACTGCTATTAAATGTGACCTCTCCGAAGACTTTGAATCTCTGCTCGAAAATCCCAAATGCGCTGACGTAATATTCACGACGAATGGAAGCAATTACCCAGCTCACAAATACGTTTTATCCGCACGCAGTCCCGTTTTCGCCGCCATGTTTAAGCgtaaagatttgaaaaatggaaaaattcgaaaaattcgaataaacgtTACACACATGGGCGAAGAAGTACTACGTGCTATGCTTCGATACATTTATACCGGGAAGTACGAAAATATAGGCAAACTAGCGGATAAATTGTTTGTAGCTGGTGCTAAATATGGTTTGgaagaattgagaaaaatttccgaGCAAACGCTTTGCCAGACTTTGACGGCAGAAAACGCAGAGGATATGTTTGTATTCGCCAAGAAACACCATGCCAACGAATTGAAATCCAAAGCTGCGCAATTTATAGCAAACAGAtatgttcaaaagttgaataaaacgGACTAG